The following proteins are co-located in the Cydia fagiglandana chromosome 2, ilCydFagi1.1, whole genome shotgun sequence genome:
- the LOC134679609 gene encoding uncharacterized protein LOC134679609, with protein MRKLIKLLFINFIQHTICAGIEIRIDADDAIKILNTFVMSPIYKDITNHLRKSASDYNNPYHPEDDILSSNGVVSSTQATTESPEDAKLETDNKQYSGKVSEDELADTLDEPSINNATTRDNEFHLNNTSILQIVDQTNAIPKMNEGDIRDYQPMKRRFSVLKGE; from the exons ATgagaaaactaattaaattac tatttattaattttattcaacATACCATTTGTGCTGGAATAGAAATAAGAATTGATGCAGATGACGCTATAAAAATTTTGAACACTTTTGTAATGTCTCCTATATATAAAGACATTACAAACCACTTGAGAAAGTCTGCTTCTGATTACAATAATCCATATCACCCCGAGGACGATATATTATCTAGCAACGGAGTGGTGTCTAGTACACAAGCAACAACCGAATCGCCAGAAGATGCTAAGCTGGAAACTGATAATAAACAGTATAGCGGCAAAGTGAGCGAAGATGAGTTGGCTGATACTTTGGACGAGCCCAGTATAAATAATGCTACAACCCGAGATAATGAGTTTCATCTGAATAACACCAGCATTTTACAGATCGTCGATCAGACCAATGCCATACCGAAAATGAATGAAGGGGATATTCGAGATTATCAGCCCATGAAAAGAAGATTTTCAGTTTTAAAAG GTGAataa